A window of the Nocardia sp. NBC_01329 genome harbors these coding sequences:
- a CDS encoding PH domain-containing protein encodes MTGPEATGDSHPVTAREPATILDRDDDEPWLRLDRRMLLVHPVQEVVKFLPAVIGAVILGVSSGNPLYSLLGLVVVIPYAATLWFTTTYRVGPTHVELRTGLIRRKRLSVPRARIRSVDIEADPLHRILGLAVVVIGTGREADTDDRFRLDALAAEHVRPLRAELLAHTRDIHFAADDPTPARLAEKGDTNPETEELGGEEIGHWQPSWVRYAPLSLTGFALAASALGVAAQFGFGAAEISISRNTVDSVRDFGLLSLLLLAFGALAVMVAVVSIAACAHYLATNFGLRVTDHGSTLQIRRGLFTLRRITLDTARLRGATLCEPLLLRLAGAAQLEAVMTGENPRQKILPQSPRAAVERTAARLLSPHRNTGTSDGPTTLSALADVPLTRHGPAARRRRYIRACWPVPLIAAILIVISTAGLNLPAWWWLLPLVLIPVCALLAEDRYRGLGHAVVPTADGSPTWLIVRSGSLDRERTCLEAPGIIGWTVRQTFWQRRAGLATVGAATAAGKKLYRIEDIPLDRAWAVLCLIDPASGKV; translated from the coding sequence ATGACGGGACCCGAAGCGACCGGCGACAGCCACCCGGTCACAGCGCGGGAGCCGGCCACCATCCTCGATCGCGATGACGACGAGCCGTGGCTACGACTCGATCGCCGAATGCTGCTGGTGCACCCGGTCCAAGAGGTCGTGAAGTTCCTACCCGCGGTGATCGGCGCGGTGATCCTGGGTGTCAGCTCCGGAAACCCCCTGTACAGCCTGCTGGGCTTGGTGGTCGTGATCCCGTACGCAGCCACCCTCTGGTTCACCACCACCTACCGGGTCGGGCCGACCCATGTCGAACTCCGCACCGGACTGATCCGGCGGAAACGACTGTCGGTGCCGCGGGCGCGAATCCGTTCGGTGGATATCGAAGCCGACCCGCTGCACCGAATCCTGGGCCTGGCCGTAGTGGTGATCGGCACCGGCCGGGAAGCCGACACCGATGACCGCTTCCGGTTGGACGCGCTCGCTGCCGAGCACGTCCGGCCACTGCGCGCCGAACTGCTCGCCCACACCCGAGATATCCACTTCGCCGCCGACGATCCCACCCCGGCCCGCCTCGCCGAGAAGGGCGACACCAACCCCGAAACCGAAGAACTCGGCGGCGAGGAAATCGGACATTGGCAACCGAGCTGGGTCCGGTACGCACCGCTATCGCTCACCGGGTTCGCTCTCGCCGCATCGGCGCTCGGCGTCGCGGCACAATTCGGTTTCGGTGCCGCCGAGATCAGTATCAGCCGCAACACCGTCGACAGCGTCCGCGATTTCGGGTTGTTGTCACTGCTGCTGCTCGCGTTCGGCGCGCTGGCCGTCATGGTCGCGGTCGTCAGTATCGCCGCCTGCGCCCACTACCTGGCCACCAACTTCGGGCTGCGCGTCACCGATCACGGCAGCACCCTGCAGATCCGCCGTGGACTGTTCACATTGCGCCGGATAACCCTGGACACCGCGCGATTACGCGGCGCCACCCTCTGCGAACCGCTACTCCTGCGCCTGGCCGGAGCCGCACAACTGGAAGCGGTGATGACGGGAGAGAACCCGCGCCAGAAGATCTTGCCGCAATCCCCGCGCGCGGCCGTCGAACGGACAGCGGCCCGGCTGCTGAGTCCGCACCGGAACACCGGGACCTCCGACGGTCCCACCACGCTGTCGGCCCTCGCCGATGTTCCCCTGACCCGGCACGGTCCCGCCGCCCGGCGGCGCCGCTATATCCGGGCATGCTGGCCGGTTCCGCTCATCGCGGCGATCCTGATCGTCATATCGACGGCCGGCCTGAACCTTCCGGCCTGGTGGTGGCTGCTGCCGCTCGTCCTGATCCCTGTCTGCGCACTGCTCGCCGAGGATCGCTACCGCGGCCTCGGCCACGCCGTTGTCCCCACTGCCGATGGCTCCCCCACCTGGCTGATCGTCCGCTCCGGATCACTCGACCGGGAACGCACCTGCCTGGAGGCTCCCGGCATCATCGGCTGGACTGTCCGGCAGACCTTCTGGCAGCGCCGAGCCGGGCTGGCCACGGTCGGCGCCGCCACCGCCGCGGGCAAGAAGCTCTACCGAATCGAGGACATCCCCCTGGATCGGGCATGGGCGGTGCTGTGTCTGATCGATCCCGCCTCCGGCAAGGTCTGA
- a CDS encoding PH domain-containing protein: protein MSPDSSPRSPILLADPSWRLSPRAKTLWTVQIALSWLVVFAVLLGWVVFDPERRAWQAVAAVVVVVVAVLSTIVIPRWRFRVHRWEVTDEAVYSRSGWLTQESRVAPISRVQTVDTERGPLERMLDLSTVTVTTASSAGAVHISLLDRAVAEQTVTRLTEIAARHRGDAT, encoded by the coding sequence ATGTCGCCCGACAGTTCACCGCGGTCACCGATCCTCCTGGCCGATCCGTCGTGGCGGCTCAGCCCGCGCGCAAAGACCCTCTGGACCGTGCAGATCGCGCTGTCGTGGCTCGTCGTGTTCGCCGTGCTGCTCGGGTGGGTCGTCTTCGACCCCGAGCGCCGAGCCTGGCAGGCGGTGGCAGCGGTGGTCGTGGTGGTGGTCGCCGTGCTATCCACAATCGTGATTCCGCGATGGCGCTTCCGGGTGCACCGCTGGGAAGTGACCGACGAGGCCGTGTACTCCCGATCGGGCTGGCTGACCCAGGAGAGCCGGGTCGCGCCGATCTCCCGGGTGCAGACCGTGGACACCGAACGCGGTCCACTGGAACGGATGCTCGACCTGTCGACGGTCACCGTGACGACCGCCTCTTCCGCCGGGGCCGTGCACATCAGCCTGCTGGACCGAGCGGTGGCCGAGCAGACGGTGACCCGGCTGACCGAGATCGCCGCCCGGCATCGCGGTGACGCCACATGA
- a CDS encoding bifunctional FO biosynthesis protein CofGH, translated as MIEGVTELPEPTVPTPVPTPSAMRRALRRARDGVTLNVDEATVLLHARDSDLVDLCRSAARVRDAGLESAGRPSTITYSRNVFIPLTHLCRDTCHYCTFVTVPGKLRAQGRGMFLEPDEVLDIARRGAELGCKEALFTLGDRPEARWPEAAQWLDERGYDSTLDYLRAVSILVLEETGLLPHLNPGVMSWEEISRLKPVAQSMGMMLETTATRLFTEKGNCHYGSPDKDPAVRLRAITDAGRLSVPYTTGILVGIGENMAERADTIAAIRKQHKAFGHIQEVIVQNFRAKDDTAMRHAPDADFTEFLATIAVTRLLLGPDVSVQAPPNLVSGDECRALLEAGIDDWGGVSPVTPDHVNPERPWPNLDTLAEITAGAGFELVERTSAHPKYVRAGNPWIDPRIGAHVAALTDAETGLAKAGALPVGLPWQEPDESWESAGRTDLNTEIDTAGRNTDTRSDIDNAFGDWDTIREQVRDLAAAPQRLDADVLAALRAAERDPAGLSDAQYLALATADGADLEAVAGLADQLRRDVCGDDVTYVVNRNINFTNICYTGCRFCAFAQRKGDADAFTLSTGEVADRAWEAYVDGATEVCMQGGIDPDLPVTGYADLVRAVKARVPSIHVHAFSPMEIVNGASRGGESVRDWLTALREAGLGTIPGTAAEILDDEVRWVLTKGKLPASAWIDVVTTAHQVGIRSSSTMMYGHVDNPSHWVGHLRVLRGIQDETGGFTEFVLLPFVHQSAPLYLAGASRPGPTNRDNRAAHALARIMLHGRIDNIQTSWVKLGTTGTRVMLSSGANDLGGTLMEETISRMAGSQHGSAKTVAELIEIAEGIGRPVRERTTTYGVPPQRSAAVPGLELV; from the coding sequence ATGATCGAGGGCGTGACCGAGCTCCCCGAACCGACCGTCCCGACCCCCGTGCCGACCCCGTCCGCCATGCGCCGGGCGTTGCGCCGGGCCCGCGACGGGGTCACGCTGAACGTCGACGAGGCCACGGTGCTGTTGCATGCTCGCGACTCCGACCTCGTCGATCTGTGCCGAAGCGCTGCGCGGGTGCGCGACGCCGGGCTCGAATCGGCCGGGCGACCGAGCACGATCACCTATTCGCGCAACGTTTTCATCCCGCTCACCCATCTGTGCCGCGATACCTGCCACTACTGCACTTTCGTGACGGTGCCGGGGAAACTGCGCGCCCAGGGTCGCGGGATGTTCCTGGAACCCGACGAGGTGCTCGATATCGCTCGTCGCGGCGCCGAACTGGGTTGTAAGGAAGCGCTGTTCACTTTGGGTGATCGGCCCGAGGCGCGCTGGCCCGAGGCGGCTCAGTGGTTGGACGAACGCGGCTATGACTCCACTCTGGATTATCTGCGCGCGGTGTCCATCCTGGTGCTCGAGGAAACCGGGCTGCTGCCGCATCTGAATCCCGGGGTGATGTCGTGGGAGGAGATCTCGCGACTGAAGCCGGTGGCGCAGTCGATGGGCATGATGCTCGAGACCACCGCGACGCGTCTGTTCACCGAGAAGGGCAACTGCCATTACGGCAGCCCGGACAAGGATCCGGCGGTACGGCTGCGTGCCATCACCGACGCGGGCCGCCTGTCGGTGCCCTACACCACCGGAATCCTGGTGGGTATCGGCGAGAACATGGCCGAGCGCGCCGATACGATCGCCGCGATCCGCAAACAGCACAAGGCGTTCGGCCATATCCAGGAAGTGATCGTGCAGAACTTCCGGGCCAAGGACGACACCGCCATGCGGCACGCGCCCGACGCGGACTTCACCGAGTTCCTGGCCACCATCGCGGTGACCCGGTTGCTGCTCGGGCCCGATGTCTCGGTCCAGGCGCCGCCGAATCTGGTGTCCGGTGACGAATGCCGCGCCTTGCTGGAAGCCGGTATCGACGATTGGGGCGGCGTTTCGCCGGTGACCCCCGACCACGTGAATCCCGAGCGGCCCTGGCCGAATCTGGACACCCTCGCCGAGATCACCGCCGGCGCCGGTTTCGAACTGGTCGAGCGCACTTCCGCGCATCCGAAATACGTCCGGGCCGGGAACCCGTGGATCGATCCGCGGATCGGTGCGCACGTCGCGGCCCTCACCGACGCCGAGACCGGACTGGCGAAGGCCGGTGCGCTCCCGGTGGGCCTGCCCTGGCAGGAACCCGACGAGAGCTGGGAGTCGGCGGGTCGTACCGATCTCAACACCGAGATCGATACCGCCGGCCGCAACACCGATACCCGTAGCGATATCGACAACGCGTTCGGTGATTGGGACACCATCCGCGAGCAGGTTCGTGATCTGGCCGCCGCGCCGCAGCGGCTGGACGCCGATGTGCTGGCCGCGCTGCGGGCGGCGGAACGGGATCCGGCCGGGCTTTCCGACGCCCAGTATCTGGCGCTGGCCACCGCCGACGGAGCAGATCTGGAGGCTGTCGCGGGTCTCGCCGATCAATTGCGCCGCGATGTCTGCGGCGACGACGTCACCTATGTGGTGAATCGCAATATCAACTTCACCAATATCTGCTATACCGGCTGCCGTTTCTGTGCGTTCGCGCAGCGTAAGGGCGATGCCGATGCCTTCACGCTCAGCACCGGCGAGGTCGCGGATCGTGCCTGGGAAGCGTATGTGGACGGCGCCACCGAGGTGTGCATGCAGGGCGGGATCGATCCTGATCTTCCGGTGACGGGCTACGCGGATCTGGTCCGTGCGGTGAAGGCGCGGGTGCCGTCGATTCATGTCCACGCATTCAGCCCGATGGAGATCGTGAACGGCGCCTCTCGCGGCGGTGAGAGCGTCCGGGACTGGCTGACCGCGCTGCGGGAAGCCGGGCTCGGCACCATCCCGGGAACGGCGGCGGAGATCCTCGACGACGAGGTCCGCTGGGTGCTCACCAAGGGCAAGCTGCCCGCCTCTGCCTGGATCGACGTGGTCACCACGGCACATCAGGTCGGGATCCGGTCGAGCTCGACCATGATGTACGGGCACGTCGACAACCCCAGCCACTGGGTCGGGCACCTGCGCGTGCTTCGTGGTATCCAGGACGAGACGGGTGGTTTCACCGAATTCGTCCTGCTCCCGTTCGTTCACCAGAGCGCCCCGCTCTACCTGGCCGGGGCCTCCCGCCCGGGGCCCACCAACCGTGACAACCGCGCCGCGCATGCTCTGGCCCGGATCATGCTGCACGGCCGGATCGACAATATCCAGACCAGCTGGGTCAAACTGGGCACCACCGGCACCCGGGTGATGTTGAGCAGCGGCGCCAACGACCTCGGCGGCACCCTCATGGAGGAGACCATCTCGCGGATGGCCGGTTCACAGCACGGGTCGGCGAAGACGGTGGCCGAACTCATAGAGATCGCCGAGGGAATCGGCCGCCCGGTCCGGGAACGCACCACCACCTACGGTGTCCCGCCCCAAAGGAGTGCGGCGGTGCCAGGACTGGAACTGGTTTAG
- the fdxA gene encoding ferredoxin encodes MTYIIAEPCVDVKDKACIEECPVDCIYEGGRMLYIHPDECVDCGACEPVCPVEAIFYEDDTPDQWSGYVNANVDFFDELGSPGGATKLGKVDSDPAFIKELPPMADE; translated from the coding sequence GTGACGTACATCATCGCCGAACCGTGCGTTGACGTGAAGGACAAGGCGTGCATCGAGGAATGCCCGGTGGACTGCATCTACGAGGGTGGGCGCATGCTCTACATCCATCCCGACGAATGCGTCGACTGTGGTGCGTGTGAGCCGGTCTGCCCCGTGGAGGCGATCTTCTACGAGGACGACACTCCCGATCAGTGGAGCGGTTATGTCAACGCCAACGTCGACTTCTTCGACGAGCTGGGTTCGCCCGGTGGCGCCACCAAGCTGGGCAAGGTCGATTCCGATCCGGCGTTCATCAAAGAGTTGCCTCCGATGGCAGATGAGTAG
- the dapC gene encoding succinyldiaminopimelate transaminase, with amino-acid sequence MNTEVSARWRVSAALPDFPWDTIAEVKARAAAHPDGLVDLSVGTPVDPVDPLIRSALNSVAEVPGYPTTHGTPVLRAAAAAALTRRFGITGVDEAAVLPVIGTKELIAGLPRLLGLGAADLVVIPEVAYPTYEVGGLLAGTRILRADGLTRLGPENPALIYLNSPSNPTGKVLGVEHLRKVVTFARERGAVVASDECYLGLAWEESAVSILDPRVCDGDHTGLLAVHSLSKTSNLASYRAGFVTGDPALVAELLAVRKHSGMMVPFPIQAAMAAALGDDVHESVQRERYRARREILRSALLDAGFRIDHSEAGLYLWSTRGEPCRSTLDRLADLGILAAPGEFYGPTGAEHVRIALTATDERIDAAAQRLRGWAASVRRC; translated from the coding sequence ATGAACACCGAGGTTTCCGCCCGCTGGCGGGTGAGTGCGGCGTTGCCGGACTTTCCGTGGGACACCATCGCCGAGGTGAAGGCGCGGGCTGCGGCGCATCCGGACGGGCTCGTCGACCTGTCGGTGGGTACGCCGGTCGATCCGGTGGATCCGCTGATCCGTTCGGCGTTGAACTCGGTGGCCGAGGTGCCCGGATACCCGACCACGCACGGCACGCCGGTGCTGCGGGCCGCGGCGGCGGCCGCGCTGACTCGGCGTTTCGGTATCACCGGGGTGGACGAGGCCGCGGTGCTGCCGGTGATCGGCACCAAGGAGCTGATCGCCGGATTGCCACGGCTGCTCGGACTGGGCGCCGCGGATCTGGTGGTGATCCCCGAGGTCGCGTATCCGACCTACGAGGTGGGTGGTCTGCTCGCCGGGACGCGGATTCTGCGCGCCGACGGGCTCACCCGGTTGGGTCCGGAGAATCCGGCGCTCATCTACCTCAATTCACCGTCGAATCCGACCGGCAAAGTGCTGGGTGTCGAGCATCTGCGGAAAGTGGTGACTTTCGCGCGTGAACGTGGCGCGGTCGTCGCGTCCGACGAGTGCTATCTGGGGTTGGCTTGGGAAGAATCGGCGGTGTCGATTCTGGATCCGCGGGTCTGCGACGGCGACCATACCGGTCTGCTGGCGGTGCATTCGCTGTCCAAGACGTCGAACCTGGCGAGCTACCGGGCCGGGTTCGTGACCGGTGATCCGGCGTTGGTGGCCGAATTGCTGGCGGTGCGGAAGCATTCCGGCATGATGGTGCCTTTCCCGATCCAGGCCGCGATGGCGGCGGCGCTGGGTGACGATGTGCACGAATCGGTGCAACGGGAACGGTATCGGGCCCGCCGCGAGATCCTGCGTTCCGCGCTGCTGGACGCCGGTTTCCGTATCGACCACTCCGAGGCCGGACTGTATCTGTGGTCGACGCGCGGTGAGCCGTGCCGGTCCACGCTCGATCGACTGGCCGATCTGGGCATTTTGGCGGCTCCGGGCGAGTTCTACGGACCTACGGGTGCCGAACATGTGCGTATCGCATTGACCGCCACCGACGAGCGGATCGATGCGGCCGCGCAGCGGCTGCGCGGATGGGCCGCGTCCGTGCGGCGGTGTTGA
- the pruA gene encoding L-glutamate gamma-semialdehyde dehydrogenase — protein MDAVTVVPTPGNEPVHTYAPGSPERERLLGELADISDSTAEIPLVIGGKHRPGIGERREIVAPHRHRQVLGTYTDTTHTEAAAAVDAAIAAAPDWRALPFDERAAVLLRAADLLAGPWRETLAAATMLGQSKSAAQAEIDAPCELVDFWRFNVSFARGILGQQPQSSAGVWNRLDYRPLEGFVYAVTPFNFTAIAGNLPTAPALMGNTVVWKPAPTQTLAAYYTMKLLEAAGLPPGVINMVTGDGRELSEVALADPRLAGIHFTGSGTTFRYLWSQVGADIGRYHGYPRIVGETGGKDFIVAHPSADPTALRTALIRGAYEYQGQKCSAASRAYLPRSLWREMGEDFLGITETLSYGDIADLSNFGGAVIDRRAYDKSVRAIERARAAGVDVPVGGTYDDSEGYFVRPTVLLADDPRDESFATEYFGPILSVHVYDDSQPDAYRTILAEVESAAPYALTGAVFAQDRNAVEEAAEVLRFAAGNFYVNDKPTGAVVGQQPFGGARASGTDDKAGSPLNLLRWVAPRTLKETFVPHTDHRYPHMDRG, from the coding sequence ATGGACGCTGTCACAGTTGTCCCCACCCCCGGTAACGAGCCGGTGCACACGTACGCACCGGGCAGCCCTGAGCGGGAACGGTTGCTCGGTGAGCTCGCTGATATCTCCGACAGCACGGCCGAGATCCCCCTGGTCATCGGCGGTAAGCATCGTCCGGGAATCGGGGAGCGTCGCGAGATCGTCGCACCGCATCGGCACCGGCAGGTACTCGGGACCTATACCGACACCACACATACCGAAGCCGCCGCCGCCGTCGACGCCGCGATCGCGGCCGCCCCGGATTGGCGGGCGTTGCCGTTCGACGAACGCGCCGCGGTGCTCTTGCGTGCCGCGGATCTGCTGGCCGGCCCGTGGCGGGAAACCCTGGCCGCGGCGACCATGCTGGGGCAGTCGAAATCGGCGGCGCAGGCCGAGATCGACGCACCGTGTGAACTCGTCGACTTCTGGCGGTTCAATGTTTCTTTCGCCCGCGGCATCCTGGGGCAGCAGCCGCAATCGAGCGCGGGGGTGTGGAACCGGCTCGACTATCGTCCGCTGGAGGGTTTCGTCTACGCCGTCACACCGTTCAATTTCACGGCGATTGCCGGCAATCTGCCCACCGCGCCCGCGCTCATGGGTAATACCGTCGTGTGGAAGCCCGCACCCACACAGACGCTGGCCGCCTATTACACGATGAAACTGCTGGAGGCGGCGGGTCTGCCGCCCGGTGTGATCAATATGGTCACCGGCGACGGGCGAGAGCTCTCCGAAGTCGCGCTGGCCGACCCGCGCCTGGCCGGTATCCATTTCACCGGTTCCGGTACCACCTTCCGATATCTGTGGAGCCAGGTGGGGGCCGATATCGGTCGGTACCACGGGTATCCGCGGATCGTCGGGGAGACCGGGGGTAAGGATTTCATCGTCGCGCATCCTTCGGCGGATCCCACCGCGTTGCGCACAGCGCTGATCCGCGGTGCCTACGAGTATCAGGGTCAGAAGTGTTCGGCCGCCTCACGTGCGTATCTGCCCAGATCGCTGTGGCGGGAGATGGGCGAGGATTTCCTCGGGATCACCGAGACCCTGAGCTACGGCGATATCGCGGATCTGTCGAATTTCGGGGGCGCGGTCATCGATCGGCGGGCCTATGACAAGAGCGTGCGCGCGATCGAACGGGCGCGGGCCGCGGGCGTGGACGTGCCGGTGGGCGGTACCTACGACGACAGCGAGGGCTATTTCGTCCGGCCGACCGTGCTGCTCGCCGACGATCCGCGCGACGAATCGTTCGCCACCGAGTACTTCGGCCCGATCCTGTCGGTGCACGTGTACGACGATTCCCAGCCCGACGCCTACCGGACGATCCTGGCCGAGGTGGAGTCGGCCGCCCCGTACGCGCTCACCGGCGCGGTCTTCGCGCAGGACCGGAACGCGGTGGAAGAAGCGGCCGAGGTGTTGCGTTTCGCGGCCGGCAACTTCTATGTCAACGACAAGCCCACCGGTGCGGTGGTGGGGCAACAGCCGTTCGGCGGGGCACGAGCTTCGGGTACCGACGACAAGGCGGGTTCACCACTGAACCTGTTGCGCTGGGTGGCGCCGCGCACCCTCAAGGAAACCTTCGTTCCGCACACCGATCACCGCTATCCGCATATGGACCGAGGATGA
- a CDS encoding proline dehydrogenase family protein gives MNPLRPAILAAAGSDRVKRALTTSPATAAMVQRFVPGEARSDLVAAAGRLLMSGRAVSVDFLGENTTDRAQAEAAVAEYLALINELAALPTAEVPAGAAPLEVSVKLSALGQALGADGPAIATENLRTLCTKAAEARVWVTVDAEDHTTTAAVLATTREVRSDFPWLGTVIQAYLYRSADDCRELADAGARVRLCKGAYREPETVACQRRVDVDRAYLRCLRILMHGAGRPLVASHDPVVLAAAADLATITGRRPGDLEYQMLYGIRTDEQLRLADRGDFVRVYLPYGRQWYGYLMRRLAERPANLTFFLRALAGH, from the coding sequence GTGAATCCGCTACGTCCGGCGATCCTCGCCGCGGCCGGCTCCGATCGGGTGAAACGTGCCCTGACCACCAGTCCGGCCACCGCCGCGATGGTGCAGCGCTTCGTACCCGGCGAGGCCCGCTCGGATCTGGTCGCGGCGGCGGGCAGGCTACTCATGAGCGGGCGTGCGGTCAGCGTCGATTTTCTCGGCGAGAACACCACCGATCGCGCGCAGGCCGAGGCCGCGGTAGCCGAATACCTGGCGCTGATCAACGAGCTCGCGGCCCTGCCGACCGCGGAGGTACCCGCCGGGGCCGCACCGCTCGAGGTGTCGGTCAAACTGTCCGCGCTGGGGCAGGCGCTGGGTGCCGACGGTCCGGCGATCGCCACCGAGAATCTGCGCACTCTGTGCACCAAAGCCGCCGAGGCCCGGGTATGGGTCACGGTGGACGCCGAAGACCACACCACCACCGCCGCCGTTCTCGCCACGACGAGGGAGGTCCGTTCGGACTTTCCTTGGCTGGGCACCGTGATCCAGGCGTATCTGTACCGCAGCGCGGACGATTGCCGCGAGCTCGCCGACGCGGGCGCCCGGGTGCGCCTGTGCAAGGGGGCCTACCGGGAACCGGAAACGGTCGCCTGTCAACGTCGGGTCGACGTGGACCGCGCCTACCTGCGCTGCCTGCGGATCCTGATGCACGGCGCGGGCCGGCCCCTCGTGGCCTCCCACGATCCGGTGGTGCTCGCGGCAGCGGCCGATCTCGCGACGATCACCGGCCGCCGCCCCGGTGACCTCGAATATCAGATGCTCTACGGCATCCGCACCGACGAACAACTCCGTCTGGCCGACCGCGGCGATTTCGTGCGGGTCTACCTGCCCTACGGTCGCCAGTGGTACGGGTACCTCATGCGCAGGCTGGCGGAGAGGCCGGCCAATCTGACGTTCTTCCTACGTGCCCTTGCCGGGCACTGA
- a CDS encoding oxygenase MpaB family protein, protein MTAPLPAPMNDPEPQRLYAPDFDVNDHIVGVTAFLGGTANVIMQLGLRPVAYGVMESDVKSGNVMEHPFKRLRTTLTYLAVAMLGTEEERNAYRLAVNTSHRHIRTKPTSPVKYNAFDPKLQLWVAACLYFGFVDLLEKVRGPMDEATADTFYAHSIRLGTTLQVRPEMWPADRAAFWQFWEDNLDALEIDDTTRAYFDDLIDLKMVARPIQWVSAKFHRFVVTGCLPPQIREKMRLTWTEGNQRWFDRTMKAIGFGLRFQPRVIRQFPMNYYLWDMRRRMRKGKPLV, encoded by the coding sequence ATGACCGCTCCCCTGCCCGCTCCGATGAACGATCCCGAACCCCAGCGGCTGTACGCGCCCGACTTCGATGTGAACGATCACATCGTCGGGGTCACCGCCTTCCTCGGCGGCACGGCGAACGTCATCATGCAACTGGGACTGCGGCCGGTCGCCTACGGTGTGATGGAGAGCGACGTCAAGAGCGGCAACGTTATGGAGCACCCCTTCAAACGGCTGCGCACGACCCTCACCTACCTCGCCGTCGCAATGCTGGGGACCGAGGAAGAACGCAACGCCTACCGGCTCGCGGTCAACACCTCCCACCGCCATATCCGCACCAAACCCACCAGCCCGGTCAAATACAACGCCTTCGACCCGAAACTCCAACTATGGGTCGCGGCCTGCCTGTACTTCGGGTTCGTCGACCTTCTGGAGAAAGTCCGGGGCCCGATGGACGAAGCGACCGCCGACACCTTCTACGCCCACAGCATCCGCCTCGGCACCACCCTCCAGGTGCGGCCGGAGATGTGGCCGGCGGACCGGGCCGCGTTCTGGCAGTTCTGGGAGGACAACCTCGACGCGCTCGAGATCGACGACACCACCCGCGCCTACTTCGACGACCTCATCGACCTGAAGATGGTGGCACGACCGATCCAGTGGGTTTCGGCGAAATTCCACCGCTTCGTCGTCACCGGCTGCCTCCCGCCGCAGATCCGCGAGAAAATGCGGCTGACCTGGACCGAAGGTAACCAGCGCTGGTTCGACCGCACCATGAAGGCCATCGGCTTCGGCCTCAGATTCCAGCCCCGAGTCATACGCCAGTTCCCGATGAACTACTACCTGTGGGATATGCGCCGCCGCATGCGCAAAGGCAAACCCCTGGTCTGA
- a CDS encoding TetR/AcrR family transcriptional regulator, whose amino-acid sequence MGALAQLLPLVRSPRRDQDQSVLAAALQAFLDFGIKRTSMVEVARRGGLSLATLYRRFSSKSDLIQAVGLAQTRDFIEGVDAAVQQQIERDAGAEDQIVELFVAFLAGLRGNELLDRLLDTEPEIVLPYLTVKGAPVIELGRDYVAEFITRLQGEDKLPAYDPLPLAEMIARTALSLALTPQTVIPLGDDIAVRKYARDHVAVSFRVPSQVTDS is encoded by the coding sequence ATGGGTGCGCTGGCTCAACTGTTGCCCCTGGTGCGATCGCCGCGCCGAGATCAGGATCAATCCGTACTGGCCGCGGCCTTGCAGGCGTTCCTCGATTTCGGGATCAAACGCACGAGCATGGTCGAGGTCGCCCGGCGTGGCGGCCTCTCGCTGGCCACACTGTATCGGCGGTTCTCCAGTAAATCGGATCTGATCCAAGCGGTCGGACTGGCGCAGACTCGCGATTTCATCGAGGGCGTCGACGCCGCGGTCCAGCAGCAGATCGAGCGAGACGCCGGTGCCGAGGACCAGATCGTGGAACTGTTCGTCGCGTTCCTCGCCGGTTTGCGCGGTAACGAACTCTTGGACCGGCTGCTCGACACCGAACCGGAGATCGTGCTGCCCTACCTGACCGTCAAGGGTGCGCCGGTCATCGAATTGGGGCGCGATTACGTCGCCGAATTCATCACCCGCCTCCAGGGCGAAGACAAACTGCCGGCCTACGATCCACTGCCGCTGGCCGAGATGATCGCGCGGACCGCACTGTCGCTGGCACTGACGCCGCAGACCGTCATCCCGCTGGGCGACGATATCGCCGTGCGCAAATACGCGCGCGATCATGTGGCGGTGTCGTTCCGGGTGCCGAGCCAGGTGACCGATTCCTGA